The following proteins are co-located in the Rhodococcus opacus B4 genome:
- a CDS encoding R2-like ligand-binding oxidase — protein sequence MSTLTPGRPYAPGRQGFSSLRDGGLNWDAFPLRLFTKGNAKFWNPTDLDFSRDAEDWEGLNSEQQRNSTYLVAQFIAGEEAVTEDIQPFMKAMAAEGRFGDEMYLTQFCFEEAKHTQVFRLWMDAVGLTRDLHPFVADNPFYRQLFYEELPGSLKVLETDPSPANQVRASVTYNHVIEGSLALTGYYAWQKVCTTRGILPGMQELVRRIGDDERRHMAWGTFTCRRHVAADDGNWGVVQERMAELMPLALGMIDWVNKQFEVQPYGLDDQEFIAYAADRAQRRLGAIESARGRPVEEIDLDYSPEALEEKFGEEDAQAMSEAAG from the coding sequence ATGTCGACACTCACGCCCGGACGTCCCTACGCGCCCGGCAGGCAAGGGTTCAGCTCGCTCCGCGACGGGGGACTCAACTGGGACGCGTTCCCGTTGCGGCTGTTCACGAAGGGCAACGCCAAGTTCTGGAACCCCACGGACCTCGACTTCAGCCGGGACGCGGAGGACTGGGAGGGGCTGAACTCGGAGCAGCAGCGCAACTCCACGTATCTGGTCGCGCAGTTCATCGCCGGTGAGGAAGCGGTCACCGAGGACATCCAGCCGTTCATGAAGGCGATGGCCGCCGAGGGCCGCTTCGGCGACGAGATGTATCTGACGCAGTTCTGTTTCGAGGAGGCCAAGCACACCCAGGTGTTCCGGTTGTGGATGGATGCGGTGGGCCTGACCCGCGACCTGCACCCGTTCGTCGCCGACAACCCGTTCTACCGGCAGTTGTTCTACGAGGAGTTGCCGGGATCGCTGAAGGTCCTCGAGACCGATCCCAGCCCGGCCAATCAGGTGCGCGCGAGCGTCACCTACAACCACGTCATCGAGGGCAGCCTCGCGCTCACCGGGTACTACGCGTGGCAGAAGGTGTGCACGACGCGCGGAATCCTGCCGGGGATGCAGGAACTCGTCCGCAGGATCGGTGACGACGAACGACGCCACATGGCGTGGGGAACGTTCACCTGTCGCCGGCACGTCGCCGCCGACGACGGCAACTGGGGAGTGGTCCAGGAACGGATGGCGGAGCTGATGCCGTTGGCACTGGGCATGATCGACTGGGTCAACAAGCAATTCGAGGTGCAGCCGTACGGCCTCGACGACCAGGAGTTCATCGCCTACGCGGCGGATCGTGCGCAGCGCAGGCTGGGGGCGATCGAGTCGGCGCGCGGACGCCCGGTCGAGGAGATCGACCTGGACTACTCGCCCGAGGCGCTCGAGGAGAAATTCGGCGAGGAGGACGCCCAGGCGATGTCCGAGGCCGCGGGCTGA
- a CDS encoding YdeI/OmpD-associated family protein gives MGAVELSVEYFTGQAEFREWLAVHHASSPGIWLKMAKKGSAHSSIDYGAALEVALCYGWIDSQVRRVDEHFFVQRFTPRSSRSPWSKRNREFAEKLAEAGLLEPAGVAEVERARADGRWDRAYAGQKAAEIPQDFLAALARNPEAEAFYATLDSHNRYAVYYRLQDAKRPETRARRIEKFVQQLAERRKFHD, from the coding sequence ATGGGTGCTGTCGAGCTGAGCGTCGAGTACTTCACGGGCCAGGCCGAGTTCCGGGAGTGGCTCGCCGTTCATCACGCCTCCTCGCCCGGTATCTGGCTGAAGATGGCCAAGAAGGGGTCGGCGCATTCGTCGATCGACTACGGCGCGGCTCTGGAGGTCGCGCTGTGCTACGGCTGGATCGACAGCCAGGTCCGCCGCGTCGACGAGCACTTCTTCGTGCAACGGTTCACCCCGCGCTCGTCGCGGAGTCCCTGGTCGAAGCGGAACCGCGAGTTCGCGGAGAAGCTCGCGGAGGCCGGTCTCCTCGAGCCCGCGGGCGTGGCGGAAGTCGAGCGGGCCAGGGCGGACGGCCGCTGGGACCGCGCCTATGCGGGACAGAAGGCGGCGGAGATACCGCAGGACTTCCTGGCCGCCCTTGCGCGGAATCCCGAGGCCGAGGCCTTCTACGCGACGCTCGACAGCCACAACCGGTACGCCGTCTACTACCGGCTGCAGGACGCCAAGCGCCCGGAGACGCGGGCCCGCCGCATCGAGAAGTTCGTCCAGCAGCTGGCGGAGCGCAGGAAGTTCCACGACTGA
- a CDS encoding sucrase ferredoxin, translating into MPDTITATCSALSATDEPLAGTAAHVTGWVCLEYPGAWGRDVLDGTALGPDLARDLDARAEAAGVRIMFIRRPGRGTAAPDRRTVLLAQSHPARSWCERLEVGYPEDLLDLDLGLVAGPAPGLGTPVTDPVALVCAHGKRDQCCAVLGRPVAAGLAAEFGDAVWECSHTGGHRFAPSLILLPTGYTYGRLSAQQSVDAVRAAARGEVYRTGLRGRSCWDAPRQVAELAVRDLVDAAADELTVDANSVVTHRDGRRWVVDLEERELPPRPASCGAAPKPVRPVVATGVRALAP; encoded by the coding sequence GTGCCCGACACGATCACCGCCACCTGTTCCGCGCTGTCCGCGACCGACGAACCGCTCGCGGGCACTGCTGCGCACGTCACCGGCTGGGTGTGCCTGGAGTACCCGGGCGCGTGGGGCCGGGACGTGCTCGACGGCACGGCACTCGGCCCGGACCTGGCCCGGGATCTCGACGCCCGCGCCGAGGCCGCCGGGGTGCGGATCATGTTCATCCGCCGACCCGGCCGCGGCACCGCGGCCCCGGACCGGCGAACGGTGCTGCTGGCACAGTCGCATCCCGCGCGGTCGTGGTGCGAGCGGCTGGAGGTCGGCTACCCGGAAGACCTGCTCGACCTGGACCTCGGTCTGGTCGCGGGGCCGGCGCCGGGTCTGGGCACGCCGGTGACGGACCCCGTCGCCCTGGTGTGCGCGCACGGAAAGAGAGACCAGTGCTGCGCCGTGCTCGGCCGGCCGGTCGCGGCCGGCCTGGCCGCGGAGTTCGGCGACGCGGTGTGGGAGTGCTCGCACACCGGCGGGCATCGGTTCGCGCCGTCGCTGATCCTGCTGCCGACGGGCTACACGTACGGCCGGCTGTCGGCGCAGCAGAGCGTCGACGCGGTCCGCGCCGCCGCCCGGGGCGAGGTGTACCGGACCGGGCTGCGCGGGCGCAGTTGCTGGGACGCCCCGCGGCAGGTGGCGGAACTCGCCGTCCGCGACCTGGTGGACGCGGCCGCCGACGAGCTGACGGTGGATGCGAATTCGGTTGTCACCCATCGCGACGGGCGTCGCTGGGTCGTCGACCTCGAGGAGCGGGAACTGCCACCGCGGCCGGCGAGTTGCGGGGCGGCGCCGAAACCGGTGCGACCCGTCGTCGCCACCGGAGTCCGCGCCCTCGCCCCCTGA